From Fervidobacterium sp., the proteins below share one genomic window:
- a CDS encoding methylglyoxal synthase, translated as MQKVALIAHDKKKLDLAMFVKEWKKVFERCQLYATKSTGTIIEEKIGLKVNKFESGPYGGDLQIGSMIVNGEIDFVIFLRDPLTAQPHEPDVSALLRVCDVHNVPLATNLATAEALVLEIEKKIIQESEGVEDG; from the coding sequence ATGCAGAAAGTAGCTTTGATAGCCCACGATAAGAAAAAGCTCGATCTTGCCATGTTTGTAAAAGAATGGAAAAAAGTTTTCGAAAGATGTCAGCTTTATGCTACTAAATCCACGGGTACAATTATTGAAGAAAAGATAGGACTGAAAGTAAATAAATTTGAGTCTGGACCTTACGGAGGTGACTTGCAGATAGGCTCAATGATAGTTAATGGTGAGATAGATTTTGTTATATTTTTACGCGATCCGCTAACTGCTCAGCCGCATGAACCAGATGTTAGTGCACTTCTCAGAGTTTGTGATGTGCACAATGTTCCTCTAGCTACTAACCTTGCAACCGCCGAGGCTCTTGTTCTTGAAATAGAAAAGAAGATAATACAGGAATCGGAAGGCGTTGAAGATGGTTAA